The following are encoded in a window of Vigna unguiculata cultivar IT97K-499-35 chromosome 8, ASM411807v1, whole genome shotgun sequence genomic DNA:
- the LOC114193963 gene encoding uncharacterized protein LOC114193963, with product MMNPDVEVSDESYIQIITVSRDYLSHNQTLPSDYLSHNQTLPSVATSQAVSQDYMEVLYRLALVGEWHEMKPIVENDPASVRVPLTSDGDTVLHLAVRSENVKMVEELVNVMAIEDMLKPNSDGWLPVHLAAIPVRYTRMKYLYSQHLLDKMAFHHIGFLFFIALEYNLFDLAMKLFKMYTRQLTMARDGNQQTALHWLARKPSEILQRELLDHNDNSGLSKVTGMQLLREIWTEVEHLELRKIISLTTDPTPILLDALESGNDDQVIRLFLRIPQTVIYSIDSKQRNLFHLLLHYRRLNIFDEYKNISVIKYLMLGLDDEGNNVLHEAAHLPPQFQLNSGLNAVIQMKTEHAWFKKVQKSAPFELRSERNKNGKTPIEIFYDEHKPLSKEIKESAKGIAESGMLVATLVATVAFAAALTVPGDKKNPWFIVFIVTNAVALFTSSASILSFLSNFTSSRFAETEFVISLHPSLTFGPAFLIASVAAMVVAFIAASFLIFDHTTSWVSFVVTPMGVFPLLVFLLFQSRFCDDLFWSRYYRPKLW from the exons atgaTGAATCCTGATGTGGAAGTTTCAGATGAATCCTACATTCAGATTATTACAGTATCACGAGATTATCTGAGTCATAACCAAACTCTTCCCTCTGATTATCTGAGTCATAACCAAACTCTTCCCTCTGTTGCTACGTCACAAGCTGTCTCACAAG ATTATATGGAAGTACTGTACCGGCTTGCACTCGTAGGTGAGTGGCATGAAATGAAACCCATTGTTGAAAATGATCCTGCTAGTGTTCGCGTTCCACTGACTTCAGATGGCGACACAGTTCTTCATCTAGCAGTAAGGTCAGAGAACGTTAAAATGGTGGAAGAGTTGGTTAATGTTATGGCGATAGAAGACATGCTAAAACCAAACTCAGACGGGTGGCTTCCCGTTCACCTTGCTGCTATACCTGTCCGTTACACAAGAATGAAATATCTATACTCGCAACATCTGCTTGACAAAATGGCTTTCCATCACATTggatttctcttttttattgcCCTTGAATACAACTTGTTTG ACTTGgccatgaaattatttaaaatgtatacacGTCAATTGACCATGGCAAGAGATGGAAACCAGCAAACAGCATTGCATTGGCTGGCGCGAAAGCCTTCAGAAATTCTAC AGAGGGAATTACTAGACCACAATGATAACAGTGGACTATCAAAAGTAACGGGCATGCAATTGCTGAGAGAGATATGGACGGAAGTTGAACATTTGGAATTACGAAAAATAATATCGTTGACTACTGATCCCACACCAATATTGCTTGATGCACTGGAATCAGGAAATGATGATCAAGTAATTCGGCTTTTCTTGAGGATACCTCAAACAGTCATCTACTCAATTGACTCTAAACAACGGAACCTATTCCACTTGCTTCTTCACTATCGACGTTTAAACATCTTTGAtgagtataaaaatattagtgtGATAAAGTATTTAATGCTAGGGTTGGATGACGAGGGTAACAACGTTCTACACGAGGCTGCGCACCTACCACCTCAATTCCAACTAAACTCTGGTTTAAATGCAGTCATTCAAATGAAAACAGAGCACGCATGGTTCAAG AAAGTACAGAAAAGCGCTCCTTTTGAATTACGAAGCGAAAGAAACAAGAATGGAAAGACACCAATTGAGATATTTTATGATGAACATAAGCCGTTATCGAAAGAGATCAAAGAATCCGCCAAAGGAATAGCAGAATCTGGGATGCTTGTGGCAACCCTTGTTGCCACCGTAGCATTTGCAGCTGCTCTCACCGTTCCAGGTGACAAGAAGAATCCCTGGTTCATTGTCTTCATCGTCACAAATGCAGTGGCATTATTCACTTCTTCTGCCTCCATACTCTCTTTCTTGTCAAATTTCACTTCTTCAAGATTTGCAGAAACTGAATTTGTTATATCACTACATCCCAGCTTGACTTTTGGACCTGCATTCCTAATTGCCTCAGTTGCTGCTATGGTTGTGGCTTTCATTGCAGCCTCCTTTCTCATATTTGATCACACAACAAGTTGGGTTTCGTTTGTGGTGACTCCAATGGGGGTTTTCCCATTGCTTGTGTTTCTTCTCTTTCAATCTAGATTCTGCGATGATTTATTTTGGTCTAGATACTATCGTCCCAAACTTTGGTGA